The following proteins are encoded in a genomic region of Paenibacillus sp. FSL R7-0273:
- a CDS encoding sirohydrochlorin chelatase — MKPGVLIISHGSRDKTWVKIVDEAVNQLSLEEALPVAVSFLELVEGRLIQDGINELEHAGVTDIIVVPLFVSSGSTHIDEIAYALGSKPAPERETDLEPFTVWANVHFGYPVDDDPDIAVMLWDKLRELSVRPEREVILLVGHGSKHDGFRQRWEAGISSLAERVRAVSGIAAADYGLLSVGTVRERAEYWIGLGYGVLVAPLFLSEGYFTKVVLPGQLQGLDYGYTGRTLLPHPLLPHWIEEQVRVMLQRVRG; from the coding sequence AGACCTGGGTGAAGATTGTCGATGAAGCAGTGAACCAGTTATCCTTGGAGGAGGCGCTGCCGGTGGCAGTGTCCTTTCTCGAGCTGGTAGAAGGCCGCCTGATTCAGGACGGAATAAATGAGCTTGAACATGCAGGGGTCACAGACATTATTGTGGTCCCCTTGTTTGTTTCATCGGGCAGTACGCATATTGATGAAATAGCATATGCACTGGGCTCGAAGCCTGCGCCGGAGCGCGAGACCGATCTTGAGCCGTTCACCGTCTGGGCGAACGTCCATTTCGGCTATCCGGTCGACGACGACCCGGACATTGCGGTCATGCTCTGGGACAAGCTGCGGGAGCTGTCTGTCCGCCCGGAGCGCGAGGTCATCCTGCTCGTCGGCCACGGCAGCAAGCACGACGGCTTCCGCCAGCGCTGGGAAGCGGGCATCTCCTCCCTGGCGGAGCGGGTGCGCGCCGTCAGCGGTATAGCAGCGGCGGATTACGGCCTGCTGAGCGTCGGGACGGTGCGGGAGCGGGCGGAATATTGGATAGGGCTGGGCTACGGTGTGCTGGTGGCCCCGCTCTTTTTGAGTGAGGGATATTTCACCAAGGTTGTACTTCCGGGGCAGCTCCAGGGGCTGGATTACGGCTACACCGGCCGCACACTGCTGCCGCATCCGCTGCTGCCGCACTGGATTGAAGAGCAGGTGCGTGTGATGCTGCAGCGGGTGCGCGGATAG
- a CDS encoding diacylglycerol kinase, with amino-acid sequence MKTARLIYNPTSGREEMKRRLADILERLDIGGIEASCHATTGEGDATAAAAEAVERGTFDLIIAAGGDGTLNEVINGMAEKPNRPPLGVLPLGTTNDFARAMGIPKNWEDSCDLILRQESRLIDLGKANDRYFINIAGGGRLTELTYEVPSRLKTMMGQLAYYLKGIEKMASLSPQELYIRANGQELIHDEFMLFLIANTNSVGGFEKLAPDARIDDGLFDVIAVKKCNLAEFIRLVTLAIRGEHLQDKKVVYFRTDAMEVTSPGYVQLNLDGELGGTLPGRFEILPQHLRIFAQNH; translated from the coding sequence ATGAAAACTGCGAGATTGATTTATAATCCCACTTCTGGACGGGAAGAAATGAAAAGACGACTCGCCGACATTTTGGAGCGGCTGGATATTGGCGGCATTGAAGCCTCCTGCCATGCCACAACCGGGGAAGGCGATGCAACGGCAGCGGCGGCTGAGGCTGTTGAACGCGGCACTTTTGATCTGATCATAGCGGCCGGCGGTGACGGTACTCTGAATGAGGTCATCAACGGGATGGCGGAGAAGCCTAACCGGCCCCCGCTGGGTGTACTGCCGCTTGGTACGACCAATGATTTTGCCCGGGCGATGGGCATTCCGAAGAACTGGGAGGATTCCTGCGATCTGATTCTGCGCCAGGAGTCGCGCCTGATTGACCTCGGTAAAGCCAACGACCGTTATTTCATTAATATAGCCGGCGGCGGACGCCTGACCGAGCTGACATACGAGGTTCCAAGCAGACTGAAGACCATGATGGGCCAGCTTGCTTACTACCTGAAGGGTATCGAGAAAATGGCCAGCCTGTCGCCGCAGGAGCTCTACATCCGCGCGAACGGCCAGGAGCTGATTCATGACGAGTTCATGCTGTTCCTGATCGCCAACACCAACTCCGTCGGCGGCTTTGAGAAGCTTGCTCCGGATGCCCGGATCGACGACGGCCTGTTCGACGTCATTGCAGTCAAGAAATGTAACCTTGCCGAGTTCATCCGTCTGGTCACCCTGGCCATCCGCGGCGAGCATTTGCAGGACAAGAAAGTCGTGTACTTCCGTACCGACGCAATGGAGGTTACCTCTCCGGGCTACGTCCAGCTTAACCTGGACGGTGAGCTAGGCGGTACCCTGCCGGGCAGGTTCGAGATCCTGCCGCAGCATCTGCGGATTTTTGCGCAGAATCACTAA
- the rlmD gene encoding 23S rRNA (uracil(1939)-C(5))-methyltransferase RlmD — protein MSKHRSGRRGGSREAAAPAADLPVNKNDEVMLDIIGMTHEGEGVGRVDGFTLFVQGALPGEKVQAKVLKTKKQYGYAKLLKLVQSSRDRIAPPCDIYDQCGGCQLQHMDYTAQLAWKRQLVVDNLQRIGKLQVAGAPDRGAIAGSGGAEGTAEAAGLAEGAGAGAGSGDAEGAAEAAKPAGEASTGAGEAWADGIIVRPTLGMDEPWRYRNKAQVPIGVTEGGLVGGFYARGSHRIVDMETCLIQHEHNDDVVAAVKSIGRELGITAYNEETGRGLLRHVVVKKAFRTGEMMLVLVTSGRDIPHLDAWLGSIREQLPDVVSICQNVNPQRTNVIFGNETRVLWGRDVIYDYIGDVQFAISARSFYQVNPAQTEVLYGKTVEYAGLTGNETVIDAYCGIGTISLFLAQHAAKVYGVEIVPEAIEDARGNAKLNNMNNVVFEVGASEDVIPNWKEQGVTPDVIVVDPPRKGCDPRLLDTILAMKPERVVYVSCNPSTLARDLRVLEDGGYKTVEVTPVDMFPHTVHVESVAVLVKS, from the coding sequence ATGAGTAAACACCGCAGCGGACGCCGTGGGGGCAGCCGGGAAGCAGCAGCGCCAGCCGCCGATCTGCCAGTGAACAAGAATGACGAGGTGATGCTCGATATTATCGGCATGACCCATGAAGGTGAGGGGGTAGGCCGGGTGGATGGCTTTACCCTCTTTGTGCAGGGCGCCCTGCCCGGTGAGAAGGTCCAGGCCAAGGTGCTTAAGACCAAGAAGCAGTACGGCTATGCCAAGCTGCTGAAGCTGGTGCAGTCCAGCCGTGACCGCATCGCGCCGCCCTGCGACATCTACGACCAGTGCGGCGGCTGTCAGCTGCAGCACATGGACTACACCGCCCAGCTAGCCTGGAAGCGCCAGCTGGTGGTGGACAACCTGCAGCGGATCGGTAAGCTGCAGGTGGCCGGAGCGCCGGACAGAGGCGCTATAGCCGGAAGCGGCGGCGCGGAGGGAACTGCAGAGGCGGCTGGGCTGGCTGAGGGCGCGGGTGCCGGTGCCGGAAGCGGGGACGCGGAAGGAGCTGCAGAAGCGGCGAAGCCTGCGGGTGAAGCGAGTACTGGTGCCGGGGAGGCGTGGGCTGACGGCATCATCGTCCGCCCGACGCTGGGTATGGACGAGCCTTGGCGCTACCGCAACAAGGCCCAGGTGCCGATCGGCGTCACTGAAGGCGGGCTGGTCGGCGGCTTCTATGCCCGCGGCAGCCACCGGATCGTCGATATGGAGACGTGTCTGATCCAGCATGAGCATAACGACGACGTCGTAGCTGCGGTGAAGAGCATCGGCAGAGAGCTCGGGATTACTGCATATAATGAAGAAACAGGCCGGGGCCTGCTCCGCCACGTCGTCGTGAAGAAGGCTTTCCGCACCGGTGAGATGATGCTCGTCCTTGTTACGAGCGGCCGCGATATCCCGCACCTGGATGCCTGGCTCGGCAGCATCCGCGAACAGCTCCCGGATGTAGTCAGCATCTGCCAGAACGTAAACCCTCAGCGTACGAACGTGATTTTCGGCAACGAAACCCGCGTCCTGTGGGGCCGAGACGTAATCTACGATTACATCGGGGACGTACAGTTCGCCATCTCGGCGCGTTCCTTCTATCAGGTGAACCCGGCACAGACTGAGGTGCTGTACGGCAAAACCGTAGAATACGCGGGACTGACCGGCAACGAAACCGTCATCGATGCCTACTGCGGCATCGGGACGATCTCCCTGTTCCTGGCCCAGCATGCAGCTAAGGTTTATGGCGTAGAGATTGTGCCTGAAGCGATTGAGGATGCGCGCGGAAACGCGAAGCTTAATAATATGAATAATGTAGTGTTCGAGGTAGGGGCGTCCGAGGACGTTATCCCGAACTGGAAAGAGCAGGGCGTTACGCCCGACGTGATCGTCGTCGATCCGCCGCGCAAGGGCTGCGACCCGCGTCTGCTGGATACGATCCTGGCGATGAAGCCGGAGCGGGTAGTGTATGTGTCGTGTAATCCATCGACACTGGCAAGGGATTTAAGGGTGCTGGAGGATGGCGGGTATAAGACGGTGGAGGTTACGCCGGTGGATATGTTCCCGCATACGGTGCATGTGGAGAGCGTGGCTGTGCTGGTGAAGAGTTAA